In Primulina huaijiensis isolate GDHJ02 chromosome 4, ASM1229523v2, whole genome shotgun sequence, a genomic segment contains:
- the LOC140975461 gene encoding protein JOKA2-like isoform X1, with the protein MTHDFSPMWAMEVPTMVIKVKYQETHRRFNVRVTDDEIDLSMDRLREKLLTLFNLTPNTELMLTYIDEDGDEVALVDDDDLCDVGKQGLDPLRITVKLNSEKNGIRHCPSGNSTPLKSQSVQQPLQNCRKILKTVPEPLYETVVKLSSDLASKASSSASGVTDLVEYFSKVGLSYLAHHSDSQHAARTMTQSDVTESSAAATTTKNLEPSKVDGATSKVPSNGGSDKRSLRHNESLENQKEQWFNSLNDEKLGIASGVITKATSLTVPGFNDVALESQNISVGQPVIAESKVVPDRVDKKETAMKERIEKIGEFHAKDNPFVTTSHLPPVANTDWFIGKIGSGCNFPTEKATNIRGPSLQPYPFNSSASNPIKVDHVGGRTKSLFLGSFGNSTSSIWAPYRGILNIPDLCSSPSPTDDCPISRIPVENAKAFQSHPASRVVTSSGCGSQIVDTFHVFHCGIFCDGCGVHPITGPRFKSKVKENYDLCMICFAEMGNASDYIRIDRPVVYPHHVLYDSHAKDRDPVSSQDCRGFKVKSCLSKMDSCFVTDVNIPDNTVMAPLTPFTKVWRLKNNGIVVWPKKTIIFWMGGDELSNELSVELKIPATGLAINQELDVAVDCIAPELPGKYKSCWALASPSGQRFGQLIWIRIEVVTSVAAKPLENIRSFNLNLPPLSSCLNDPETIDVVPESIVEYCQIDPDNNYNSFVPSSTAPVSHPIFDLSNMAPAFPSIRSDVLHPFIPLPDINLPASEDEGMSFKSVNLNNDVSTMSEDDLDLDLDLDLDVDDVSEISEWDTILDELFDMGFYDIEMNKKLLEKNNGNIKHVVMELIAAESK; encoded by the exons ATGACGCATGACTTCTCACcaatgt GGGCTATGGAAGTTCCAACTATGGTGATCAAG GTCAAATATCAAGAAACACATAGGCGTTTCAATGTTCGGGTTACTGATGATGAAATTGATCTCAGCATGGATCGTTTAAGGGAGAAGCTTCTTACCCTCTTCAACTTAACTCCAAATACTGAACTAATGCTCACTTATATTGATGAAGATGGTGATGAGGTGGCTCTTGTTGATGATGATGATCTTTGTGATGTGGGGAAGCAGGGGCTGGACCCCTTGAGAATTACAGTAAAGTTGAATTCTGAAAAAAATGGCATACGACACTGTCCAAGTGGAAATTCTACTCCCTTGAAATCTCAATCTGTGCAACAACCATTGCAAAATTGCCGTAAAATTCTGAAAACTGTTCCAGAGCCGCTCTATGAAACCGTCGTGAAGTTATCCAGTGATTTGGCATCCAAAGCTTCGTCCTCTGCTTCAGGTGTTACTGACCTTGTTGAGTACTTCTCAAAAGTGGGCCTGTCCTACTTGGCCCATCATTCAGATTCCCAACATGCAGCAAGAACCATGACCCAGAGTGATGTTACTGAAAGCAGTGCAGCTGCCACAACAACCAAAAACTTGGAACCATCCAAGGTTGATGGAGCCACATCGAAGGTTCCATCAAATGGTGGATCTGATAAGCGATCTCTTAGACACAATGAGAGCTTAGAAAATCAAAAGGAACAATGGTTTAACTCGTTAAATGATGAGAAACTTGGAATTGCTTCTGGAGTAATCACGAAGGCTACATCTTTAACAGTGCCTGGCTTTAATGATGTGGCACTTGAGTCGCAGAATATCAGTGTTGGCCAGCCTGTGATTGCTGAATCTAAGGTTGTGCCCGATAGAGTCGATAAAAAAGAAACGGCCATGAAAGAAAGGATCGAAAAAATTGGGGAATTTCATGCAAAGGACAATCCTTTTGTGACAACATCTCACCTGCCCCCTGTTGCAAACACAGATTGGTTTATCGGGAAGATTGGCAGCGGATGTAATTTTCCTACTGAAAAGGCTACCAATATACGAGGTCCTAGCCTTCAACCATATCCTTTCAATTCCAGTGCTTCCAATCCTATTAAGGTAGACCATGTTGGTGGCAGGACTAAATCTTTATTCCTCGGAAGTTTTGGGAACTCTACAAGCTCAATTTGGGCTCCTTATCGTGGTATTTTAAATATTCCGGACTTGTGTTCAAGTCCTAGTCCCACAGATGACTGCCCGATTTCCAGAATACCTGTAGAAAATGCCAAAGCTTTTCAATCTCATCCTGCTTCAAGGGTGGTTACGTCTAGCGGGTGTGGTAGTCAAATTGTTGACACTTTCCATGTCTTTCACTGCGGCATCTTCTGTGACGGTTGTGGGGTCCATCCTATTACTGGCCCTAGGTTCAAGTCAAAAGT AAAGGAGAACTACGATCTGTGCATGATCTGTTTTGCGGAAATGGGAAATGCAAGTGACTATATCAGAATTGATCGCCCTGTGGTTTATCCACACCATGTGTTGTATGATTCT CATGCCAAGGATAGGGATCCGGTTTCATCACAGGATTGCAGGGGTTTTAAGGTTAAATCATGTCTGTCCAAGATGGATAGTTGCTTCGTTACAGATGTGAATATACCCGATAATACTGTTATGGCACCCTTAACTCCATTTACCAAGGTTTGGCGACTGAAGAACAATGGTATAGTTGTGTGGCCCAAGAAAACAATCATTTTCTGGATGGGAGGAGATGAATTGAGCAATGAACTTTCTGTTGAGTTAAAG ATTCCTGCAACTGGTTTGGCCATTAACCAGGAGCTTGATGTTGCTGTTGATTGCATTGCTCCTGAGCTTCCAGGAAAGTATAAATCTTGCTGGGCATTGGCTTCCCCCTCTGGACAAAGGTTTGGGCAACTCATTTGGATTCGGATCGAG GTTGTCACTTCTGTTGCAGCGAAGCCACTGGAAAATATTAGGAGCTTTAACCTGAACTTACCTCCTCTGAGCAGTTGTTTAAATGATCCTGAAACTATTGATGTGGTTCCAGAATCAATTGTTGAATATTGTCAAATTGATCCTGACAATAACTATAATAGTTTTGTTCCTTCTTCTACTGCACCTGTTTCACATCCTATTTTTGATCTCTCAAATATGGCACCGGCTTTCCCTTCTATAAGATCTGATGTGCTTCATCCTTTTATACCATTGCCTGATATAAACTTACCTGCATCTGAAGACGAGGGAATGAGCTTCAAATCTGTTAATTTAAACAATGATGTATCGACAATGAGCGAGGATGACCTGGACCTGGACCTGGACCTGGACCTGGACGTGGACGATGTTTCAGAGATTTCTGAGTGGGATACTATCCTAGATGAGCTTTTTGATATG GGCTTCTATGATATAGAAATGAACAAGAAGCTACTTGAGAAGAACAATGGAAACATCAAGCATGTCGTCATGGAGCTTATTGCTGCAGAAAGTAAATGA
- the LOC140975461 gene encoding protein JOKA2-like isoform X2, whose protein sequence is MTSHQCVWAMEVPTMVIKVKYQETHRRFNVRVTDDEIDLSMDRLREKLLTLFNLTPNTELMLTYIDEDGDEVALVDDDDLCDVGKQGLDPLRITVKLNSEKNGIRHCPSGNSTPLKSQSVQQPLQNCRKILKTVPEPLYETVVKLSSDLASKASSSASGVTDLVEYFSKVGLSYLAHHSDSQHAARTMTQSDVTESSAAATTTKNLEPSKVDGATSKVPSNGGSDKRSLRHNESLENQKEQWFNSLNDEKLGIASGVITKATSLTVPGFNDVALESQNISVGQPVIAESKVVPDRVDKKETAMKERIEKIGEFHAKDNPFVTTSHLPPVANTDWFIGKIGSGCNFPTEKATNIRGPSLQPYPFNSSASNPIKVDHVGGRTKSLFLGSFGNSTSSIWAPYRGILNIPDLCSSPSPTDDCPISRIPVENAKAFQSHPASRVVTSSGCGSQIVDTFHVFHCGIFCDGCGVHPITGPRFKSKVKENYDLCMICFAEMGNASDYIRIDRPVVYPHHVLYDSHAKDRDPVSSQDCRGFKVKSCLSKMDSCFVTDVNIPDNTVMAPLTPFTKVWRLKNNGIVVWPKKTIIFWMGGDELSNELSVELKIPATGLAINQELDVAVDCIAPELPGKYKSCWALASPSGQRFGQLIWIRIEVVTSVAAKPLENIRSFNLNLPPLSSCLNDPETIDVVPESIVEYCQIDPDNNYNSFVPSSTAPVSHPIFDLSNMAPAFPSIRSDVLHPFIPLPDINLPASEDEGMSFKSVNLNNDVSTMSEDDLDLDLDLDLDVDDVSEISEWDTILDELFDMGFYDIEMNKKLLEKNNGNIKHVVMELIAAESK, encoded by the exons ATGACTTCTCACcaatgtgtat GGGCTATGGAAGTTCCAACTATGGTGATCAAG GTCAAATATCAAGAAACACATAGGCGTTTCAATGTTCGGGTTACTGATGATGAAATTGATCTCAGCATGGATCGTTTAAGGGAGAAGCTTCTTACCCTCTTCAACTTAACTCCAAATACTGAACTAATGCTCACTTATATTGATGAAGATGGTGATGAGGTGGCTCTTGTTGATGATGATGATCTTTGTGATGTGGGGAAGCAGGGGCTGGACCCCTTGAGAATTACAGTAAAGTTGAATTCTGAAAAAAATGGCATACGACACTGTCCAAGTGGAAATTCTACTCCCTTGAAATCTCAATCTGTGCAACAACCATTGCAAAATTGCCGTAAAATTCTGAAAACTGTTCCAGAGCCGCTCTATGAAACCGTCGTGAAGTTATCCAGTGATTTGGCATCCAAAGCTTCGTCCTCTGCTTCAGGTGTTACTGACCTTGTTGAGTACTTCTCAAAAGTGGGCCTGTCCTACTTGGCCCATCATTCAGATTCCCAACATGCAGCAAGAACCATGACCCAGAGTGATGTTACTGAAAGCAGTGCAGCTGCCACAACAACCAAAAACTTGGAACCATCCAAGGTTGATGGAGCCACATCGAAGGTTCCATCAAATGGTGGATCTGATAAGCGATCTCTTAGACACAATGAGAGCTTAGAAAATCAAAAGGAACAATGGTTTAACTCGTTAAATGATGAGAAACTTGGAATTGCTTCTGGAGTAATCACGAAGGCTACATCTTTAACAGTGCCTGGCTTTAATGATGTGGCACTTGAGTCGCAGAATATCAGTGTTGGCCAGCCTGTGATTGCTGAATCTAAGGTTGTGCCCGATAGAGTCGATAAAAAAGAAACGGCCATGAAAGAAAGGATCGAAAAAATTGGGGAATTTCATGCAAAGGACAATCCTTTTGTGACAACATCTCACCTGCCCCCTGTTGCAAACACAGATTGGTTTATCGGGAAGATTGGCAGCGGATGTAATTTTCCTACTGAAAAGGCTACCAATATACGAGGTCCTAGCCTTCAACCATATCCTTTCAATTCCAGTGCTTCCAATCCTATTAAGGTAGACCATGTTGGTGGCAGGACTAAATCTTTATTCCTCGGAAGTTTTGGGAACTCTACAAGCTCAATTTGGGCTCCTTATCGTGGTATTTTAAATATTCCGGACTTGTGTTCAAGTCCTAGTCCCACAGATGACTGCCCGATTTCCAGAATACCTGTAGAAAATGCCAAAGCTTTTCAATCTCATCCTGCTTCAAGGGTGGTTACGTCTAGCGGGTGTGGTAGTCAAATTGTTGACACTTTCCATGTCTTTCACTGCGGCATCTTCTGTGACGGTTGTGGGGTCCATCCTATTACTGGCCCTAGGTTCAAGTCAAAAGT AAAGGAGAACTACGATCTGTGCATGATCTGTTTTGCGGAAATGGGAAATGCAAGTGACTATATCAGAATTGATCGCCCTGTGGTTTATCCACACCATGTGTTGTATGATTCT CATGCCAAGGATAGGGATCCGGTTTCATCACAGGATTGCAGGGGTTTTAAGGTTAAATCATGTCTGTCCAAGATGGATAGTTGCTTCGTTACAGATGTGAATATACCCGATAATACTGTTATGGCACCCTTAACTCCATTTACCAAGGTTTGGCGACTGAAGAACAATGGTATAGTTGTGTGGCCCAAGAAAACAATCATTTTCTGGATGGGAGGAGATGAATTGAGCAATGAACTTTCTGTTGAGTTAAAG ATTCCTGCAACTGGTTTGGCCATTAACCAGGAGCTTGATGTTGCTGTTGATTGCATTGCTCCTGAGCTTCCAGGAAAGTATAAATCTTGCTGGGCATTGGCTTCCCCCTCTGGACAAAGGTTTGGGCAACTCATTTGGATTCGGATCGAG GTTGTCACTTCTGTTGCAGCGAAGCCACTGGAAAATATTAGGAGCTTTAACCTGAACTTACCTCCTCTGAGCAGTTGTTTAAATGATCCTGAAACTATTGATGTGGTTCCAGAATCAATTGTTGAATATTGTCAAATTGATCCTGACAATAACTATAATAGTTTTGTTCCTTCTTCTACTGCACCTGTTTCACATCCTATTTTTGATCTCTCAAATATGGCACCGGCTTTCCCTTCTATAAGATCTGATGTGCTTCATCCTTTTATACCATTGCCTGATATAAACTTACCTGCATCTGAAGACGAGGGAATGAGCTTCAAATCTGTTAATTTAAACAATGATGTATCGACAATGAGCGAGGATGACCTGGACCTGGACCTGGACCTGGACCTGGACGTGGACGATGTTTCAGAGATTTCTGAGTGGGATACTATCCTAGATGAGCTTTTTGATATG GGCTTCTATGATATAGAAATGAACAAGAAGCTACTTGAGAAGAACAATGGAAACATCAAGCATGTCGTCATGGAGCTTATTGCTGCAGAAAGTAAATGA
- the LOC140975461 gene encoding protein JOKA2-like isoform X3, producing MEVPTMVIKVKYQETHRRFNVRVTDDEIDLSMDRLREKLLTLFNLTPNTELMLTYIDEDGDEVALVDDDDLCDVGKQGLDPLRITVKLNSEKNGIRHCPSGNSTPLKSQSVQQPLQNCRKILKTVPEPLYETVVKLSSDLASKASSSASGVTDLVEYFSKVGLSYLAHHSDSQHAARTMTQSDVTESSAAATTTKNLEPSKVDGATSKVPSNGGSDKRSLRHNESLENQKEQWFNSLNDEKLGIASGVITKATSLTVPGFNDVALESQNISVGQPVIAESKVVPDRVDKKETAMKERIEKIGEFHAKDNPFVTTSHLPPVANTDWFIGKIGSGCNFPTEKATNIRGPSLQPYPFNSSASNPIKVDHVGGRTKSLFLGSFGNSTSSIWAPYRGILNIPDLCSSPSPTDDCPISRIPVENAKAFQSHPASRVVTSSGCGSQIVDTFHVFHCGIFCDGCGVHPITGPRFKSKVKENYDLCMICFAEMGNASDYIRIDRPVVYPHHVLYDSHAKDRDPVSSQDCRGFKVKSCLSKMDSCFVTDVNIPDNTVMAPLTPFTKVWRLKNNGIVVWPKKTIIFWMGGDELSNELSVELKIPATGLAINQELDVAVDCIAPELPGKYKSCWALASPSGQRFGQLIWIRIEVVTSVAAKPLENIRSFNLNLPPLSSCLNDPETIDVVPESIVEYCQIDPDNNYNSFVPSSTAPVSHPIFDLSNMAPAFPSIRSDVLHPFIPLPDINLPASEDEGMSFKSVNLNNDVSTMSEDDLDLDLDLDLDVDDVSEISEWDTILDELFDMGFYDIEMNKKLLEKNNGNIKHVVMELIAAESK from the exons ATGGAAGTTCCAACTATGGTGATCAAG GTCAAATATCAAGAAACACATAGGCGTTTCAATGTTCGGGTTACTGATGATGAAATTGATCTCAGCATGGATCGTTTAAGGGAGAAGCTTCTTACCCTCTTCAACTTAACTCCAAATACTGAACTAATGCTCACTTATATTGATGAAGATGGTGATGAGGTGGCTCTTGTTGATGATGATGATCTTTGTGATGTGGGGAAGCAGGGGCTGGACCCCTTGAGAATTACAGTAAAGTTGAATTCTGAAAAAAATGGCATACGACACTGTCCAAGTGGAAATTCTACTCCCTTGAAATCTCAATCTGTGCAACAACCATTGCAAAATTGCCGTAAAATTCTGAAAACTGTTCCAGAGCCGCTCTATGAAACCGTCGTGAAGTTATCCAGTGATTTGGCATCCAAAGCTTCGTCCTCTGCTTCAGGTGTTACTGACCTTGTTGAGTACTTCTCAAAAGTGGGCCTGTCCTACTTGGCCCATCATTCAGATTCCCAACATGCAGCAAGAACCATGACCCAGAGTGATGTTACTGAAAGCAGTGCAGCTGCCACAACAACCAAAAACTTGGAACCATCCAAGGTTGATGGAGCCACATCGAAGGTTCCATCAAATGGTGGATCTGATAAGCGATCTCTTAGACACAATGAGAGCTTAGAAAATCAAAAGGAACAATGGTTTAACTCGTTAAATGATGAGAAACTTGGAATTGCTTCTGGAGTAATCACGAAGGCTACATCTTTAACAGTGCCTGGCTTTAATGATGTGGCACTTGAGTCGCAGAATATCAGTGTTGGCCAGCCTGTGATTGCTGAATCTAAGGTTGTGCCCGATAGAGTCGATAAAAAAGAAACGGCCATGAAAGAAAGGATCGAAAAAATTGGGGAATTTCATGCAAAGGACAATCCTTTTGTGACAACATCTCACCTGCCCCCTGTTGCAAACACAGATTGGTTTATCGGGAAGATTGGCAGCGGATGTAATTTTCCTACTGAAAAGGCTACCAATATACGAGGTCCTAGCCTTCAACCATATCCTTTCAATTCCAGTGCTTCCAATCCTATTAAGGTAGACCATGTTGGTGGCAGGACTAAATCTTTATTCCTCGGAAGTTTTGGGAACTCTACAAGCTCAATTTGGGCTCCTTATCGTGGTATTTTAAATATTCCGGACTTGTGTTCAAGTCCTAGTCCCACAGATGACTGCCCGATTTCCAGAATACCTGTAGAAAATGCCAAAGCTTTTCAATCTCATCCTGCTTCAAGGGTGGTTACGTCTAGCGGGTGTGGTAGTCAAATTGTTGACACTTTCCATGTCTTTCACTGCGGCATCTTCTGTGACGGTTGTGGGGTCCATCCTATTACTGGCCCTAGGTTCAAGTCAAAAGT AAAGGAGAACTACGATCTGTGCATGATCTGTTTTGCGGAAATGGGAAATGCAAGTGACTATATCAGAATTGATCGCCCTGTGGTTTATCCACACCATGTGTTGTATGATTCT CATGCCAAGGATAGGGATCCGGTTTCATCACAGGATTGCAGGGGTTTTAAGGTTAAATCATGTCTGTCCAAGATGGATAGTTGCTTCGTTACAGATGTGAATATACCCGATAATACTGTTATGGCACCCTTAACTCCATTTACCAAGGTTTGGCGACTGAAGAACAATGGTATAGTTGTGTGGCCCAAGAAAACAATCATTTTCTGGATGGGAGGAGATGAATTGAGCAATGAACTTTCTGTTGAGTTAAAG ATTCCTGCAACTGGTTTGGCCATTAACCAGGAGCTTGATGTTGCTGTTGATTGCATTGCTCCTGAGCTTCCAGGAAAGTATAAATCTTGCTGGGCATTGGCTTCCCCCTCTGGACAAAGGTTTGGGCAACTCATTTGGATTCGGATCGAG GTTGTCACTTCTGTTGCAGCGAAGCCACTGGAAAATATTAGGAGCTTTAACCTGAACTTACCTCCTCTGAGCAGTTGTTTAAATGATCCTGAAACTATTGATGTGGTTCCAGAATCAATTGTTGAATATTGTCAAATTGATCCTGACAATAACTATAATAGTTTTGTTCCTTCTTCTACTGCACCTGTTTCACATCCTATTTTTGATCTCTCAAATATGGCACCGGCTTTCCCTTCTATAAGATCTGATGTGCTTCATCCTTTTATACCATTGCCTGATATAAACTTACCTGCATCTGAAGACGAGGGAATGAGCTTCAAATCTGTTAATTTAAACAATGATGTATCGACAATGAGCGAGGATGACCTGGACCTGGACCTGGACCTGGACCTGGACGTGGACGATGTTTCAGAGATTTCTGAGTGGGATACTATCCTAGATGAGCTTTTTGATATG GGCTTCTATGATATAGAAATGAACAAGAAGCTACTTGAGAAGAACAATGGAAACATCAAGCATGTCGTCATGGAGCTTATTGCTGCAGAAAGTAAATGA